The Microcaecilia unicolor chromosome 13, aMicUni1.1, whole genome shotgun sequence genome has a window encoding:
- the GABRD gene encoding gamma-aminobutyric acid receptor subunit delta, translating into MNDIGDYIGANIEISWLPNLDDLTKGYARNFRPGIGGPPVNVALAIEVASIDHISEVNMEYTMTVFLRQSWRDARLSYNHTNKTLGLDSRFVDKLWLPDTFIVNAKSAWFHDVTVENKLIRLQPDGVILYSIRITSTVACDMDLAKYPMDEQECMLDLESYGYSSEDILYHWSESQHQIHGLDKLELAQFTITNYRFTTEMMNFKSGQFPRLSLRFHLRRNRGVYIIQSYMPSILLVAMSWVSFWISQSAVPARVSLGITTVLTMTTLMVSARSSLPRASAIKALDVYFWICYVFVFAALVEYAFAHFNADYLRKQKAKVKTSKQSREINMKKGKTAIVLFSLSTAGMNQDLSVFNRQREAREHSSWEDNCRQTEMEQEPKLTKRGGLKSFFKPIDADTIDIYARAVFPAAFAAVNIIYWVSYTL; encoded by the exons GTCCTCCAGTAAACGTTGCTCTGGCAATAGAAGTAGCCAGCATTGACCATATCTCTGAAGTGAACATG GAGTACACCATGACCGTATTCTTGCGACAGAGCTGGAGGGACGCACGCCTGTCTTACAATCACACCAACAAAACTCTTGGTTTGGACAGCAGATTCGTAGACAAGCTCTGGCTACCTGACACATTTATTGTGAATGCCAAGTCTGCCTGGTTTCATGATGTCACTGTGGAAAACAAGCTCATCCGACTGCAACCTGATGGGGTTATCTTGTACAGTATCAG GATCACCTCAACAGTAGCCTGTGACATGGACCTTGCCAAGTATCCCATGGATGAGCAGGAATGCATGCTGGATCTGGAGAGCT ATGGTTATTCATCTGAGGACATCTTGTACCACTGGTCTGAGAGTCAGCACCAGATTCACGGGCTGGATAAACTGGAGCTTGCCCAGTTCACCATAACAAATTACAGATTCACCACAGAAATGATGAACTTCAAATCTG GGCAGTTTCCTAGACTCAGTCTTCGCTTCCACCTCAGGAGAAATCGAGGAGTGTATATCATCCAGTCCTACATGCCTTCTATCCTCTTGGTGGCCATGTCCTGGGTCTCCTTCTGGATCAGCCAATCAGCTGTACCTGCTAGAGTGTCACTAG GTATAACAACAGTTCTGACCATGACGACTCTAATGGTCAGCGCTCGCTCTTCCCTCCCCCGAGCCTCCGCAATCAAAGCCCTGGATGTCTACTTCTGGAtctgctatgtctttgtcttcgcCGCCCTGGTTGAGTATGCGTTTGCCCACTTCAATGCTGACTACCTAAGAAAGCAGAAAGCGAAGGTGAAAACCAGCAAACAGAGCAGAGAG ATAAACATGAAGAAAGGAAAAACTGCCATAGTCTTGTTTTCTCTGTCAACTGCAGGCATGAACCAAGATCTGTCAGTTTTCAACAGGCAGCGAGAAGCTAGAGAGCACAGCTCGTGGGAAGACAATTGCAGACAAACCGAAATGGAGCAAGAGCCAAAACTCACAAAGAGGGGGGGCTTAAAATCCTTCTTCAAGCCCATTGATGCGGATACCATAGACATTTACGCTCGAGCAGTATTCCCTGCAGCCTTTGCAGCCGTAAACATTATCTACTGGGTTTCTTACACATTGTAA